In the genome of Hydrogenispora ethanolica, the window GGACGGCATGTTTGGAAGGTGTTAAGGATGCATTTTATCAACCCGACCAAGGGCAGGCTCAGTTTCGAACAGGTTTTCCGGGAAATCGCTGCGTATATTCAAGAGGATGCCGAAAGCCGCTACAAGTTGATCGTGGGAACCGATTCGATGCTGCGGGAAGAGGTCTGTTATGTCACGGCCATTATCATCCTGAGAGAAGGCAAAGGCGGCCGGTTTTTTTATGCCAAGGAGAAGGAACGGGCCACCCTCAGCCTCAAACAGCGGATCTTCTACGAGACCTCCAAAAGCCTGGGCATCGCCGCCAAACTGGCTGAAAAGCTGACCTCCCGGGGCATGCACGATCTGGACATCGAGATTCACCTGGACGTCGGCGAGCAGGGCAAAACCAAGGAGATCATCCGCGAAGTGGTGGGCATGGTCACGGGAAGCGGTTTTGACGCGATCATCAAGCCGGACTCCTACGGCGCCTCCAAGGTCGCCGACAAGTATACCAAGTGACCGCCGCCCGGACGCCGTAACCAATTTTTAATCTCCCGCCGGCTGATGCCCGCGACTCCGACCGGACTTCTTTTCGATTGTATACCTGAGGAAATCTTTCAAAATGGTTGACAAACCCCACTTTATCCAGTATAATAATTAGCTTGACATTTTTGGACAACCGTGGTATACTGGCAATGGGATAAATGAAGGAAGGTGAACCATTTGGAGGAGGTCGGTGTTCTCGATCGCATTCGGGAAGACTTAGGCGGATTCGTTGGTGAAGCGATCCGAATCCGGGCCAACCGCGGCCGGAAGAAGATCTTTGAAGTGGAAGGAGTACTCGAGCAGACTTATCCGAAGGTTTTCGTCGTACGCTTCAAAGAACGTCAAATCGAGCGGAGAGTTTCGTACAGTTACGCGGACCTGTTGACTCAGGCAGTCGAGTTGACGGTCGGCGAGAACCGCATCGGAACCTCGCCCCAACCATAGAGAAGCAGAAGCCCGTCTCCGACGGGCTGTTTCTTTGCCCCTGAAAATCTCCGTTGGCGCCCCCATGGCTGCCGCGCTCTGACATATGACCGCACTGAAACGATGGCATTTCCGGCAACCGTTTTTTATTTTTTGACGCAACTCCCGGCCCGCGGTTATCCGCCAAGCGGCGTTGTCACTCTCCCCCAACAGGAAAATCCATTCTTTACGGACCCCGTCCGCCTGCGTCCCAGAGGTAGCATACTCCAAAAGTTCGAGTTTATGCGCGCCAGTCGCTGTCTTATTCCCGGCGGGAGCGGTGGCGGCCGTCGCCCGTGTTGCCTGATTCACCGAAGGAGTTGCTGCATCTCCAAAAGGAGCATCTTGATTCACCCAAGGAACGACGGCAATCGCTGCCACAGTTGCTTGGTTCACAGCGGCAATTGCTTGATCCACAAAAGGAGCAACTTGATCCACAAAAGAAGCAACTTGATTCACAAAAGGAGCAGCGGCGAGCGCCGCCCTAGTTGCTTGAGTCACCGCAGCAACTGCTTGAACCACTCAAGGAGTGACTTGATCGACCCAAGGAACAACGGCAGCCGCCGCCACAGTCGCCCGGTTCCCGGAAGCAATTGCTTCCTCTCCAAAAGGGGCGGCGCCTTGGACCGCGGGAAATGATTCGGCCGCGGCGGCGGCATCCTGCCTCGTGACGGGAACGGTCGCCTTCAGGTGAAGTATTCAATCCGGGCCGCCGGGAAGAACCGGGCCAGCAGGCCCTGGATCGTCTCTTTCAATTGGGCGTACTCGGCCTCGGGGTAGATGTACTTGACCAGCCCGTATTGACCGTATTTGCGGCGGCGGCGGGTCTCGTCCAGGTCCAGGCCGGTGCCGGGGAAGCGTTCCAGGATCACCCGCTTGGCGCTGGCCGTGAAACGGTGGGTGATCAGCTCGAAGGAGAGATCAGGCGGGATCGGATCCAGCGTCCGGGCCAATTCGCGGAACAGCTCGCGATAGCCGGCTTGGTAGCCGGGGTAGATGAAGAGCGGCGCGATGATGAAGCCCAAAGGATAACCGGCCCGGGCGATCCGGC includes:
- a CDS encoding ribonuclease H-like YkuK family protein; the encoded protein is MHFINPTKGRLSFEQVFREIAAYIQEDAESRYKLIVGTDSMLREEVCYVTAIIILREGKGGRFFYAKEKERATLSLKQRIFYETSKSLGIAAKLAEKLTSRGMHDLDIEIHLDVGEQGKTKEIIREVVGMVTGSGFDAIIKPDSYGASKVADKYTK
- a CDS encoding Veg family protein, whose translation is MNHLEEVGVLDRIREDLGGFVGEAIRIRANRGRKKIFEVEGVLEQTYPKVFVVRFKERQIERRVSYSYADLLTQAVELTVGENRIGTSPQP